In Oceanobacillus sp. FSL K6-2867, one DNA window encodes the following:
- the yqfC gene encoding sporulation protein YqfC, with translation MAKWQQRLRTLLTEQFSLPSDIILEMPRITVIGNIHLYIENHQGLAVYSENELKLKTNNGYVQIKGTSFVLKMMLPKEILLEGTISEVKFLGS, from the coding sequence TTGGCAAAATGGCAACAAAGATTACGCACCTTGTTAACGGAACAATTCTCTCTTCCTTCTGACATCATCCTTGAAATGCCCAGAATTACAGTAATTGGAAATATTCATTTATACATCGAAAACCATCAAGGCCTAGCTGTTTATTCTGAAAACGAACTAAAGTTAAAAACGAATAATGGATATGTTCAAATTAAGGGTACTTCCTTTGTACTGAAAATGATGCTTCCTAAGGAAATTCTACTTGAAGGGACCATCTCAGAAGTCAAATTCCTAGGGAGCTAA
- the floA gene encoding flotillin-like protein FloA (flotillin-like protein involved in membrane lipid rafts) has product MSLTELMPLIIIAVILIAVAILFTFVPVALWISALAAGVKVSIFTLIGMRLRRVVPNRVINPLIKAHKAGLNVKTNQLESHYLAGGNVDRVVNALIAAHRANIELPFERGAAIDLAGRDVLEAVQMSVNPKVIETPFIAGIAMDGIEVKALARITVRANIDRLVGGAGEETVIARVGEGVVSTIGSSDTHAKVLENPDSISQTVLSKGLDSGTAFEILSIDIADVDIGKNIGAILQTDQAEADKNIAQAKAEERRAMAVAQEQEMVARTQEMRAHVVEAEADVPRALAEALRSGKMGVMDYMNYKNIDADTGMRDTIGKLTKDSNEDDQK; this is encoded by the coding sequence ATGTCATTAACAGAACTAATGCCGCTTATTATTATTGCGGTAATCCTAATTGCTGTGGCAATTTTATTCACGTTCGTACCAGTTGCGCTGTGGATCAGTGCCTTAGCTGCTGGAGTAAAGGTCAGTATCTTTACATTAATTGGAATGCGATTGCGTCGAGTTGTACCAAATCGTGTAATCAATCCTTTAATTAAAGCACATAAAGCAGGCTTGAATGTAAAAACAAACCAATTGGAAAGTCATTACTTAGCAGGTGGAAACGTCGATAGAGTAGTAAATGCTTTAATTGCTGCCCACCGTGCAAACATTGAGCTTCCATTTGAACGTGGAGCTGCAATTGACCTAGCAGGTCGTGATGTATTAGAAGCTGTTCAAATGAGTGTAAATCCGAAAGTTATTGAAACTCCATTTATTGCAGGTATCGCGATGGATGGTATTGAAGTAAAAGCACTTGCAAGAATTACTGTACGTGCAAACATAGATCGACTTGTCGGGGGAGCTGGAGAAGAAACAGTTATCGCTCGTGTCGGTGAAGGTGTTGTAAGTACAATTGGTAGTTCTGATACACATGCAAAAGTATTAGAAAATCCAGATTCGATTTCACAAACAGTATTAAGTAAAGGTCTTGATTCAGGAACAGCCTTTGAAATACTATCGATTGATATTGCTGATGTGGATATCGGCAAAAACATTGGAGCTATCCTTCAAACAGACCAAGCAGAGGCGGATAAAAATATTGCACAAGCAAAAGCCGAAGAACGTCGCGCAATGGCTGTTGCCCAAGAACAGGAAATGGTTGCAAGAACACAAGAGATGCGCGCCCATGTTGTGGAAGCTGAAGCGGATGTACCAAGAGCGCTTGCTGAAGCATTGCGCTCAGGAAAAATGGGTGTTATGGATTACATGAATTATAAAAACATTGATGCTGATACCGGTATGCGTGATACAATTGGCAAATTAACTAAAGATAGCAATGAAGATGATCAAAAATAA
- a CDS encoding GatB/YqeY domain-containing protein has product MTLLDRLNQDMKQAMKNKDKETLSVIRMVKASIQNESIKLGKDTLSEDEDLTILSREVKQRKDSLQEFKSAGREDLVEKLENELVILQKYLPKQLSDEELLSIIRVTIQEVNAASMKDMGKVMGAVMPKVKGQADGSQIKNLVQQELQ; this is encoded by the coding sequence ATGACGTTACTTGATCGATTGAATCAAGACATGAAGCAAGCTATGAAGAATAAGGATAAAGAAACACTAAGCGTTATTCGGATGGTGAAAGCTTCTATCCAGAATGAATCGATTAAACTTGGTAAAGATACACTAAGTGAGGACGAAGATTTAACAATTTTATCCAGAGAAGTTAAACAACGGAAAGATTCCCTCCAAGAATTTAAATCTGCTGGACGTGAAGATTTAGTTGAAAAGCTTGAAAATGAATTGGTAATTTTACAAAAATATTTACCGAAGCAACTTTCGGATGAAGAATTACTTTCAATTATCCGTGTAACGATACAGGAAGTAAATGCTGCATCCATGAAAGATATGGGTAAAGTGATGGGCGCTGTAATGCCAAAAGTAAAAGGCCAAGCAGATGGCTCTCAAATAAAAAATCTGGTACAACAAGAATTGCAATAA
- the rpsU gene encoding 30S ribosomal protein S21 yields the protein MSNTTRVRKNESLEDALRRFKRSVSKSGTLQEYRKREHYEKPSVRRKKKSEAARKRKF from the coding sequence ATGTCAAATACAACTCGCGTTCGTAAAAACGAGTCTCTTGAGGATGCTCTTCGTCGCTTCAAACGCAGTGTGTCAAAAAGCGGTACACTACAGGAATATCGTAAACGTGAACACTATGAAAAGCCTAGTGTTAGACGTAAGAAGAAATCTGAAGCTGCTAGAAAGCGTAAATTCTAA
- a CDS encoding nodulation protein NfeD, which produces MSGKRFKQYILIITAIFAAIIFHVSNNLAVASAEEQGAGKSVYVIPIEREVERGLEAFLKRTTSEAVEAGADHIIFEIDTPGGRVDAAGQIGQIIQDLPIPTTAFIVNEALSAGSYIALFSETIYFKPHATMGASGVINSDGTAADEKAQSAWFAAMKSAAESTGRDPLYALAMADSSIDLPEYGAPEGRFLTLGPADAEEVGYADGIVDDRVELLHELGLSNAAIIETEPSIAEEVARFLTNPIVIPILLSVASLGLIVELYSPGFGVPGIMGIVSLLLFFYGHIVAGLAGMEAVVLLILGIILIVAEFFVPGGILGLLGIGAIISSLFMSGYDLGHMSMSIGIAFLVTLIAAVILFRRIGMDKGVFRHIILRDSTATEQGYVSSVNRLELIGIEGSTVTPLRPSGIGEFDGERIDIVSEGSFIDRNKSVKVVRVEGVRVVVREV; this is translated from the coding sequence ATGTCTGGGAAACGATTTAAACAATACATACTTATAATTACAGCTATTTTCGCAGCGATTATTTTCCACGTTTCAAATAATCTTGCTGTCGCTAGTGCGGAGGAGCAGGGTGCAGGGAAGTCTGTTTATGTTATACCTATTGAACGAGAAGTAGAACGAGGATTAGAGGCCTTTCTAAAGCGAACAACGTCGGAAGCAGTTGAAGCCGGTGCAGATCATATTATTTTCGAAATCGATACACCAGGTGGCAGGGTTGATGCGGCAGGTCAAATTGGTCAAATCATCCAGGATTTGCCAATTCCGACTACGGCATTTATCGTGAATGAGGCATTATCAGCTGGTTCTTATATCGCGTTATTCTCTGAAACCATTTACTTTAAGCCACATGCAACAATGGGAGCAAGCGGTGTAATTAATTCTGATGGTACAGCAGCAGATGAAAAAGCTCAATCAGCATGGTTTGCAGCAATGAAAAGTGCCGCTGAATCTACTGGGAGAGATCCGCTTTATGCCTTAGCAATGGCTGATAGCAGTATCGATCTTCCCGAGTACGGGGCACCAGAAGGCAGATTTTTAACACTGGGACCAGCAGATGCTGAAGAAGTTGGTTATGCCGATGGGATTGTGGATGATCGAGTGGAATTGCTTCATGAACTTGGCTTGTCGAACGCTGCAATAATAGAGACAGAACCGAGTATTGCGGAGGAGGTTGCGCGATTTCTGACAAACCCAATTGTGATTCCAATTTTACTATCAGTGGCAAGTCTCGGTTTAATCGTGGAGCTTTATTCGCCAGGGTTTGGAGTACCTGGAATTATGGGGATTGTTTCTCTGTTATTATTTTTCTATGGCCATATTGTTGCAGGACTTGCAGGTATGGAAGCGGTCGTACTACTTATATTAGGAATTATTTTAATTGTAGCTGAATTCTTTGTCCCAGGAGGGATTTTAGGGCTTCTTGGTATTGGAGCAATCATCAGCTCATTATTTATGTCAGGATACGATTTAGGCCATATGTCAATGAGTATTGGAATTGCATTTCTTGTTACGCTCATTGCTGCTGTTATTCTTTTTAGACGAATAGGCATGGACAAAGGTGTTTTTCGGCATATTATTCTTAGAGATAGCACAGCAACAGAGCAAGGATATGTATCATCCGTAAATCGCCTGGAGCTAATCGGTATAGAAGGGAGTACTGTCACGCCTTTAAGACCATCAGGGATTGGTGAGTTTGACGGTGAGCGGATTGATATTGTTTCAGAAGGAAGCTTTATTGATCGAAATAAATCCGTTAAAGTGGTAAGGGTTGAAGGAGTTCGTGTCGTAGTTAGAGAAGTATAA